Below is a genomic region from Erigeron canadensis isolate Cc75 chromosome 7, C_canadensis_v1, whole genome shotgun sequence.
AAAGTTAAACTATGATACTTAATATGAGACAGAGAAGTAGTAAATAAAGAAGGGTAACTTAGGTAATGAGATTTAAAAAAAGCAAATCTataatactatctatataaacaaactcccTCCCtcaaaatttaacactctacctttaaaatctctaatttacccttttaatctatattaacatcaaacactttatccctaaaattccaaaaatacccttaaaaaaaactcttacGCATGTCTCTTCCCTTCCCTGCAGTTgttcacatagtataccaaaaaaacacacatgtgttactaaatttaataataaatcaacGTAAAAATcgctcactctaaaacaacaacggcggtttgcactttcagccggactaagaaacacttgagttgaatcatacattcatgtaataacacacTACCATTACTTAACTAACGTTTTTTTCCTATATCTcgccgcatagcgcgggtacaaggctagttgttttataagataatattagatatatattttaggaAAAGAGTACGTTTGTGCGGAATCTGTTCTTAACTTGagttatcaaaaaataatacaaGGCACGTGGAATTTGGAATGTAATCCGTTGTAGATAAGAGATGGAcccatcattttttattttttaacagttagtcggtattcgacatcaaggaacacctcatcatataataatGAAGCCATGCATgtactctagactacgagatgtagactATAAGCCATTACAGGTGATTTAGGGGAAAAAAAACCCACGGATTTGTCACTCATAAGAATCGAACCGAAGACTTGTGAGAAAAATTAAAGATGCATCTGTCCGTTCAGATAACTTCATTTGCCCGGACCCATCAATTTTACTAACAAAGActaagtttattttttcttttttttttcatttatatattttatattaatactcATATAATGTAcggattaattatatatattcacgGTTGGttttctataataataaaaaaaaaaaagtttaaagataatTGATCACATGCATTTGACCACTTCAATGATAACTTAATAGTGACAAACATATATCAAGATTCAATATTACCTTTGAGATTCGTAATTCTATCACTTAATCGAAACATATAATGTAAAACAAACTTCGCATCATTTCATGTTTCATTATACTAATAGATGAGTAATAAATAGATAATCAGTAATATtagtttaaaagttaaaatataaatatgtttttaacttatggaattttttttatacaagttGCAAACTAATAACTATTCAAAATGGATGGTATTTCAACCACGATAATCTTGGTTGGTGTCAAATCCGATAATGATTCTTTCGATTCGTATTAGAGTGATGACCCCTATTTCACTAATAGCTGGGAAGGGAATACGTTCTCTAATCGGCATGTATTAACCATTTTCTATTCTTCGAATGAAATCTCGAGATTTAAGAGAAGATGGATCAGGTCTTTTATTAAAAGGTGGACCTTGAAGCAATCATTGTCATTGTGGATTTGGGGGTTCTAAACCAGAGGACAGGCAGCGAAAGAAGAGAAGCTTACTCTATTCCAGAAGCAGGAATATCAGGACGGAGATGAAAGGAGTCTTGCATTAGTaaaggaaaaaattaaaattactatcgaaaataataatgatgatgaaaatcCATATTAATTTAAAGTTCAATTATATATGGTAtcttaaaaaataacatttttcaatataaattGAAAGGGATGTGTGTCGTTTAAAGATAGAAAATTTTCATTCctgtttaaatttatatataaatatatttcaaatgtatatgtagaatttttttaatttcccaATTAATTGagaaaaaattttatatatacccatataacctttacatttttataagagtttaatACTCTTACCttctaaaaaagttacaaaaaaattaGACTAAACACGACCCATTTATTAAATACTTGCTTACTCAATTTATCATTAACGACGAATTAATATACCCTTTAAACCTTATTAACTAATTTACATTTTGGGCcttattttttaacatattttcactatcaccaCCTGTATTCACCGTCACCAATTCTCGACTAACAACCATCATCACATTACGCGGGTAGCATGCTAGTATATCATTATATTTACtacagagttttttttttttcaattcattGTAtaccttttattaaaaaaattcagtTATATTTTGTCAAATTCTTGAATAAATGTTTTCTGTTACAACTACCGTTAGCTTTGCTTGGACATATGTCATATAttcatgtaaatatatatatgtatgtatagagttttgtattttgagaaccattttttttaagaactatgagaactcttaacatatatgtttgtttatatgttttttttgttcattaacatgtgaaataatataaaaaatgttttttttttcattaacatgtgaaataatataaaaatgtatgttgtagaagaaattttttgAAGAAACTTTCAAAAGTAGCCTTTTGTAAacttatgaatgaatttgttcacgttttctGTTCACATATGACAAATGACTATAAATaaggttttgaaattttttttcttaagcaatatatatttttataacgtttcacatgttaatgaaaaaaaacatataatccagtataaaatttaaaaattctcaccgtttttaaaaaaaatgaattctcaaaataaaaatatcatatatatatatatatgatcctAATCATATAAATGTACAGTACGTGTACGTGCTTTCCAACAATTAGCAACAAGCTAGTTGTGTATACTGAAGATCGACGACCGAATGGTGGACAAGCAATGAGTTGGCATGTATCCCAGATGAGTTTTGTccaatgaacatatatatatatacggtagTACTGGCTTATAACATATATAGGTTGCAACATGTAAACACTAGGAACTGGCTGAGGCTGTAGATGGTCCAGACGAATATAGGATATAGAAGGTCGTGGAGTACAATTCAGTTTGGAAGAAATTATACAAGTTCATAAGCCGCAATGAGGAAGAATGCAAGCTAGATGgtaatcaagtatatatattcattaattcACGTACATTAGTAATTTCGTAccatcatctatatatatagctcAAATTGAAGTAGATAGATAGTCCCTCGCTCGTAACCCTTAATAAAAACGTACAACTATATATTAGAGCTACACAAAAGTTTGGTTAATTTATGTGTCAAAATAAAGGGATTAATCGAAGCCTAATTAAATGTATTGAATCTTATTATATATACCCCAACTGTACGTAATAAACTTAATCAAGTGGTCTTTTAACATGCATACATATGGAGAATAAATAGTACAGCTACGAACATTAATTAGTACGtagatacatatattatacttttGATCGATTAATATATGGCCACCAGAACAGCTTCGCCAAGTACATGCCCATCAATTGCCTCTAGTAGCTTTTCCTTCGTCACCTGTATTGATAGATGAACATATAACCAATTATTTAGACACGgcacaaaacaaattaaatagttCTATATTGGTCGATCATCTGGTTCGGTCAAGCAAGATGGACTCTTGGGTTGATCACCTAAAAGGCTAAAACTAATTTTTCATTTGAGTTGTTTAATTAAGATGAAACACAATCCATAGAAACGATCGAAGACACAACTCATAAGTAGGCATTTAGCCCATATAGAGTTATGGACTAAACCTAACAACCTGACTGAAGAATAAAAACCCAACTTATAAATAGGCATATGCCGGCCCAATAACAACCTACAGGCCGTGGGTAACATTTGATACTCGTAGAGTCGTAGTTGATAACTTTTACGAATTATTTATCATCTTGTAGTTGATGGAGAATATATATACCTTATTTCCCAAATCGATTTCATCATCCAATGCATAGAGTTTGAACTCAAACCGATGTCCGGGTGTTGGTATTGTTGGGCAGCGCCATCCTGGTACCTTCAAATCGTTATTCCCTTCTTTAATTTTCGCATAATCCCCTCCCATTTCGTCCTCGTTGCCTGAAAACCCCTCAGGCAGTCCTTTCAAATTCGGTGGTATACTGGTCACCACCCATACGGTCCATGGAACAAGGGGGCTATTTGGGTCGGGTGCATCTATATCTTCCACCACTAGTGCTAATGTTTTAGTCCCATTCGGGACATTATACCATTCTAAAGGTGGTGATATTCTACTTTTTGCACCTGCCGTGGAGATCGATTTCCAACAACGATTAATGGATCAAGTATTCGAACTAATTAATGGACATGTCCAATAGTTGCAATTAAGGCTAATTGTGATTATTCAATTTTGATCCAATTAACATTTTGGCAATTATTTTGTTTGGtgacataaattttttttaaagtttctgAGTAATTTTGTAAGTAAATTGTTTAGTGTGCCATGTATGTAAGTTGTACTAATTAATTCTACATATTAATATACTAAAGTGATAAATGATTAATCAATGaaaggtaaatatatatatcatgtacgTAGTACGTACCTTGACCTTCATCTGTGTATTTTCGTGGCAGCCTACCTTCATGGTCGATGCCAGAAGATGCTAGCCTAAACTCATCACTTGCATTTGCCATTTTCTTGAACCTcaacttaataaaattattccAAAACTTTCCTAACTTCCTCCTTAGAAA
It encodes:
- the LOC122608668 gene encoding UPF0098 protein TC_0109-like; translated protein: MANASDEFRLASSGIDHEGRLPRKYTDEGQGAKSRISPPLEWYNVPNGTKTLALVVEDIDAPDPNSPLVPWTVWVVTSIPPNLKGLPEGFSGNEDEMGGDYAKIKEGNNDLKVPGWRCPTIPTPGHRFEFKLYALDDEIDLGNKVTKEKLLEAIDGHVLGEAVLVAIY